AAAATATGCCGATGCAGACAGGAGTACCTTTGCCAAGATAAGGGAATTAAAAGATAGTATTCAAGGAATCAGAAAGGATGAGGTAGAGGCCATATTGAATCAATATGTAGAAAACAGTAAATTTGAAAATTGCTATCCAAATAATGGTTATCTGGAGGCATTGGGGTTCGAATTCTGATACCTGAATTTGATTTTTATTATATCTGTTTTGGAGAATAAACGATCTTTTGGCATGAACTACTGTAACTTGAAATAGCAGTTAAATTGAATAGTGTACTTGAAAATACTTTTTTGATTTCTTCGATCCTTGGAATCCTTATCAGCCTTGTAATGATGAGCCAGATCTTTAGGGGTAATAAGGCTGATTTTTTTCTGGGTTTGGTTGTTTTTATGATGGGGATTGAGATACTTTTCTCCTGGGGGGTTCAATCGGGTTATGTAAATAGCGCAGATCCTATTCGATATTGGAAACTTCTCAATTATTTAGTATTTCCTCCGGCGTTATGGATCTTCGTTAAATACAATACTGATGACAATTTTCAATTTCAATCCTGGCATTATTTTTTGTTCTTTCCTGCAATAATTGGGTATGCTATTGAAATCTGGTCTGGAACCATGTCGATTTCTTTGATGGAATATCCTTTGTGGATCTGGTATTCTGATTATTTGCCCATGGTAGGAACTCTCTTGGTTATCGGATATTTTTGGATAAAGTATTTCAAATTGAATCCCTTGCGATCAATTAAAATAGGGAACAAGGCATTTTTAAGTCAATTAAGATTGTTATTGCTCATGCTTAGTCTAACTTTAATTTGCGTCATGTGGATTATTTTTAATTTCATCGGGTGGAAGTATTATTATTTTATTGAATTTACCCTTACGTTTATGTTTCTTGGATTTGCCTTATTGAATTTCCTTGAAAACCAAAGTTTCCCATCCTTAACACCTGAGAATAAA
This DNA window, taken from Lutimonas zeaxanthinifaciens, encodes the following:
- a CDS encoding helix-turn-helix domain-containing protein, giving the protein MNSVLENTFLISSILGILISLVMMSQIFRGNKADFFLGLVVFMMGIEILFSWGVQSGYVNSADPIRYWKLLNYLVFPPALWIFVKYNTDDNFQFQSWHYFLFFPAIIGYAIEIWSGTMSISLMEYPLWIWYSDYLPMVGTLLVIGYFWIKYFKLNPLRSIKIGNKAFLSQLRLLLLMLSLTLICVMWIIFNFIGWKYYYFIEFTLTFMFLGFALLNFLENQSFPSLTPENKNHNFPNYNDKKSLELLELTLKEQQHYLKPNFPLKELASELNLPQRYVSFLINHYHDKNYKEFINEYRIKTFLSKAQTSEKDSKTLLGLALESGFSSKSTFNQVFKNYTGKSPSEYLKG